One genomic segment of Capricornis sumatraensis isolate serow.1 chromosome X, serow.2, whole genome shotgun sequence includes these proteins:
- the AMER1 gene encoding APC membrane recruitment protein 1 — METQKDEAAQAKGTRVSMGTQDQGTEKGAKNKASETTERPASEPPSSGPGRLKKTAMKLFGGKKGICTLPSFFGGGRSKGSGKGNSKKGLSKSKTHDGLSEAVHDPEDIVSEGTSLSLPLPESSCRLPSSQSVHGSLETDSRCKRSVAGATEKAGAEKAHFVPKPKKGLKGFFSSIRRHRKSKVSGPEQSNPGAKESEGARARPHEYVSSALLSHTDEVFQAPRKENAKSQDVPGPKVSSISETPLAATEKAAFKDPEKTLETFVSALLQPKPAPEASGPEELHSPETGEKLVAGEVNPPNGPLGDQLSLLFGDVTSLKSFDSLTGCGDIIAEQDMDSMTDSMASGGQRANRDGTKRSSCLVTYQGGGEEMALPDDDDEEEEEEEVELEEGEVKEEEDDDLEYLWASSQMYPRPILNPGYHPTTSPGHLGYMLLDPVRSYPGSAPGELLTPQSDQQESAPNSDEGYYDSTTPGLEDDSGEALGLVRRDCLPRDSYSGDALYEFYEPDDSLENSPPGDDCLYDLHGHSSEMFDPFLNFEPFSSPRPPGAMETEEERLVAIQKQLLYWELQREQREAREACAQEAHTREAHAREAHTREAYVREARPREAYAREACGQEVCGREAQVRETQVRQEKPIIEYQMRPLGPSVMGLVEGASGTSQTSHRGTTSAFPATASSEPDWRDFRPLEKRFEGTCSKKDQSTCLMQLFQSDAMFEPDMQEANFGGSPRRAYPTYSPPEEPEEEDVEKEGNATVSFSQALVEFTSNGNLFSSMSCSSDSDSSFTQNLPELPPMVTFDIADVERDGEGKCEENPEFHNDEDLAASLEAFELGYYQKHAFNNYRSRFYQGLPWGVSSLPRYLGLPGMHPRPPPAAMALSRRSRSLDTTETLELELSNSHLTQGYMESDELQAQQEDSDEEEEEEEWGRDSPLSLYTEPPVTYDWSAWAPCPLPVGPGHAWISPSQLDGPSSHPFGQAVCCISPLTMSMLLSVSGPEPRAPGESKSQLARPSHLPLPMGPCYNLQPKASQSVKARSQDVLLPVDEPSRSSISGGFSPSPVPQAKPVGITHGIPQLPRIRPEPPEPQSIHYGASSLDLSKEKAEQGASLPTSCSSTAMNGKLAE; from the coding sequence ATGGAGACCCAAAAGGATGAAGCTGCTCAGGCCAAGGGAACAAGAGTCTCTATGGGTACCCAGGAtcaagggacagagaaaggggCCAAAAACAAGGCCTCTGAGACAACAGAAAGGCCCGCATCAGAGCCACCCTCATCTGGTCCAGGTAGGCTGAAGAAAACTGCCATGAAACTCTTTGGTGGCAAGAAGGGCATCTGTACCCTGCCTAGTTTCTTTGGAGGGGGACGAAGCAAAGGTTCTGGGAAAGGCAATTCTAAGAAGGGTCTTAGCAAGAGCAAGACCCACGATGGCCTGAGTGAAGCAGTCCATGACCCTGAAGACATTGTCAGTGAAGGAACCAGCCTCTCCTTACCTTTGCCTGAGTCATCATGCCGACTTCCCAGCTCTCAGAGTGTCCATGGGTCTTTGGAGACAGACTCCAGATGCAAGAGGTCTGTGGCTGGAGCCACAGAGAAAGCTGGGGCTGAGAAGGCTCACTTTGTGCCCAAGCCAAAAAAAGGCCTGAAAGGTTTTTTCAGTAGTATCCGGCGTCACCGGAAGAGCAAGGTCTCTGGGCCTGAACAAAGCAATCCAGGAGCCAAGGAGTCTGAGGGGGCCAGGGCCAGGCCTCATGAGTATGTGAGCTCAGCCCTTCTGTCGCACACTGATGAGGTCTTCCAagccccaagaaaagaaaatgccaaatCCCAAGATGTCCCTGGGCCAAAAGTTTCTTCAATATCAGAGACTCCTCTGGCAGCCACTGAGAAAGCAGCCTTTAAAGATCCAGAAAAAACCTTGGAGACCTTTGTCTCAGCACTCTTGCAGCCCAAACCTGCCCCTGAAGCCAGTGGCCCAGAGGAGCTGCATAGTCCAGAAACAGGGGAGAAGCTTGTGGCAGGAGAGGTAAATCCACCCAATGGCCCTTTAGGGGACCAGCTGAGCCTCCTCTTTGGGGATGTCACATCTCTGAAGAGTTTTGACTCACTGACAGGTTGTGGTGACATAATAGCAGAACAGGATATGGATAGTATGACAGATAGCATGGCCTCTGGAGGCCAGAGGGCCAACCGAGATGGAACCAAACGAAGTTCCTGCTTGGTAACCTACCAAGGAGGGGGCGAAGAGATGGCCTTGCCTGATGATGAtgatgaggaagaagaggaagaggaggtggaaTTAGAGGAGGGAGAAGTCAAGGAGGAAGAAGATGATGATTTAGAGTATCTGTGGGCAAGTTCCCAGATGTACCCAAGGCCCATACTAAATCCAGGCTACCATCCCACCACATCCCCAGGCCATCTTGGCTACATGCTTCTTGACCCAGTTAGGTCTTATCCTGGCTCAGCCCCTGGGGAACTTTTGACTCCTCAGAGTGATCAGCAAGAGTCTGCCCCCAATAGTGATGAGGGTTATTATGACTCCACTACACCAGGACTTGAGGATGATTCAGGTGAGGCCCTGGGGCTTGTCCGTAGGGATTGCTTGCCCCGAGACAGCTATAGTGGTGATGCCCTCTATGAGTTCTATGAGCCAGATGATAGTCTTGAGAACTCCCCACCTGGGGATGACTGCCTTTATGACCTCCATGGTCACAGCTCTGAGATGTTTGACCCCTTCTTGAACTTTGAGCCCTTTTCTTCCCCTCGGCCACCTGGAGCaatggagacagaggaagaacGGCTAGTGGCCATCCAGAAACAGTTGCTATATTGGGAGCTACAGCGGGAGCAGCGAGAGGCCCGGGAAGCATGTGCCCAAGAGGCTCACACCAGAGAGGCCCATGCTCGAGAGGCCCACACCCGGGAAGCTTATGTCAGAGAGGCCCGACCTCGAGAGGCCTACGCCAGGGAGGCCTGTGGCCAAGAGGTCTGTGGTCGAGAGGCTCAAGTCCGAGAGACCCAGGTGCGGCAGGAGAAGCCCATCATAGAGTATCAAATGAGGCCTTTAGGCCCATCAGTGATGGGTCTGGTGGAAGGAGCATCAGGGACCTCTCAGACTTCCCACAGAGGAACCACATCAGCTTTCCCTGCCACTGCAAGCAGCGAGCCAGACTGGAGGGACTTCCGTCCTTTGGAGAAGCGTTTTGAGGGAACCTGCTCCAAGAAAGATCAAAGTACTTGCCTGATGCAACTCTTCCAGAGTGATGCTATGTTTGAGCCAGACATGCAAGAAGCAAATTTTGGAGGATCTCCCAGGAGGGCCTACCCTACTTATTCACCCCCTGAGGAGCCAGAGGAAGAGGATGTTGAGAAGGAAGGGAATGCTACTGTGAGTTTCTCTCAGGCCCTCGTGGAGTTCACCAGCAATGGGAACCTCTTCTCCAGCATGTCTTGCAGCTCTGACTCTGATTCATCCTTCACTCAAAACCTTCCTGAGCTGCCTCCCATGGTGACCTTTGATATCGCTGATGTGGAACGGGATGGGGAAGGCAAGTGTGAAGAAAATCCTGAGTTCCACAATGATGAAGACCTTGCAGCCTCCTTGGAAGCTTTTGAACTGGGCTACTACCAGAAACATGCCTTCAACAACTACCGCAGCCGGTTCTACCAAGGCCTACCCTGGGGTGTGAGCAGTCTCCCTCGATACTTGGGACTACCTGGCATGCACCCTCGTCCTCCACCTGCTGCCATGGCCCTCAGCAGGAGGAGCCGCTCCCTTGACACTACTGAGACCCTGGAGCTGGAGCTCTCCAATTCTCACCTGACCCAAGGATATATGGAGTCTGATGAGCTTCAGGCCCAGCAAGAAGATTCagatgaagaagaggaggaggaagaatggGGCCGAGACAGTCCCCTATCTCTCTATACTGAACCTCCAGTAACCTACGACTGGTCTGCCTGGGCTCCCTGTCCTCTCCCAGTGGGGCCTGGCCATGCCTGGATAAGTCCTAGCCAGTTGGATGGGCCTTCTAGCCATCCATTTGGGCAGGCAGTCTGTTGCATATCTCCTCTCACCATGTCAATGTTGCTCTCAGTATCAGGGCCAGAGCCAAGGGCACCTGGGGAATCCAAGTCTCAGCTAGCTCGGCCTTCACACCTACCCCTGCCCATGGGCCCTTGTTATAACCTCCAGCCAAAGGCCTCCCAGAGTGTGAAGGCCAGGTCTCAAGATGTGCTGCTGCCTGTTGATGAGCCCAGTCGTTCCTCCATTTCTGGAGGCTTCAGCCCCAGCCCTGTGCCCCAGGCCAAGCCTGTGGGCATTACTCATGGCATCCCTCAGCTGCCCAGGATCCGGCCTGAGCCCCCAGAGCCCCAGTCCATTCACTATGGGGCTTCCAGCCTTGACCTGTCTAAGGAGAAGGCTGAGCAAGGTGCCTCTCTCCCCACCAGCTGCTCCTCCACTGCTATGAATGGGAAATTAGCTGAGTAG